A portion of the Micromonospora vinacea genome contains these proteins:
- a CDS encoding acyl-CoA dehydrogenase family protein, with translation MLDHIDLARLREVLDGPWATVRNAHREHLDERFLPVYGETGDQARERITRLLTELPVELGMASAFPTEYGGSSDVGGSIIASEMLAQVDLSLMVKAGVQWGLFGGAVAALGTRRHHDAYLRDIISGTIFGCFAMTETGHGSDVQQLRTTCTYDPQTQTFDLHTPHEAARKDYIGNAARDGRMAVVFAQLITNGQRHGVHALLVPIRDAQGHPLPGVSIGDAGPKAGLLGVDNGRLSFDHVTVPRDMLLDRYGQVAPDGTYSSPIENDSRRFFTMLGTLVRGRVSVGGAASAATKSALTIAVRYGDIRRQFGTPDAGREVLLNDYLAHQRKLLPALATTYALHFAQAELVAALNEVQGGDGPVDEHRQRELESRAAGLKAAQTWHATRTIQMCREACGGAGYLAENRLPSLKADTDVFTTFEGDNTVLLQLVAKGLLTGYRDEFGSLDGWGRASFVAEQVREMVLERTAARSLIERLISAVPGRDDEVAVTDRGWQLKVFEDRERHLLDGAVRRLRNGAAAKASHPFDIFNDVQDHVLAVAAAHIDRITLEAFVAGIEDTADPAVRALLSRVCDLYALSVIETNKGWFLEHGRLTPARSKAITSVVNGLLKELRPHLRTLVDGFAVPDTWLHCAILREEPGRQDAMTAHDAAGDWQVVPA, from the coding sequence CGCAATGCCCACCGGGAGCACCTCGACGAGCGGTTCCTCCCGGTGTACGGCGAGACCGGTGACCAGGCACGGGAGCGGATCACCCGGTTGCTCACCGAGCTTCCCGTCGAGCTGGGTATGGCGTCGGCCTTCCCCACCGAGTACGGCGGCAGCTCCGACGTGGGCGGCTCGATCATCGCCAGCGAGATGCTGGCGCAGGTCGACCTGTCGCTGATGGTCAAGGCGGGCGTGCAGTGGGGCCTGTTCGGCGGTGCGGTCGCGGCCCTCGGCACCCGACGGCACCACGACGCCTATCTCCGGGACATCATCTCGGGGACGATCTTCGGCTGCTTCGCCATGACCGAGACCGGGCACGGCTCCGATGTCCAGCAGCTGCGCACCACCTGCACGTACGACCCGCAGACGCAGACCTTCGACCTGCACACCCCGCACGAGGCGGCCCGCAAGGACTACATCGGCAACGCCGCCCGCGACGGACGGATGGCGGTCGTCTTCGCACAGTTGATCACAAACGGTCAGCGGCATGGCGTACACGCGTTGTTGGTGCCGATCCGCGACGCGCAGGGCCACCCGCTGCCCGGCGTGAGCATCGGCGACGCCGGGCCCAAGGCCGGCCTGCTCGGCGTGGACAACGGGCGGCTCAGCTTCGACCACGTGACGGTGCCGCGGGACATGCTGCTGGACCGCTACGGTCAGGTCGCGCCGGACGGGACATACTCCAGCCCGATCGAGAACGACTCCCGGCGCTTCTTCACCATGCTCGGCACCCTGGTCCGCGGCCGGGTGAGCGTGGGCGGCGCGGCGTCTGCGGCCACCAAGTCGGCGCTGACCATCGCGGTGCGCTACGGCGACATCCGCCGGCAGTTCGGCACGCCCGACGCGGGTCGGGAGGTGCTGCTCAACGACTACCTGGCTCACCAGCGCAAGCTGCTGCCGGCCCTGGCCACCACGTACGCGCTGCACTTCGCCCAAGCCGAGTTGGTGGCCGCTTTGAACGAGGTGCAGGGCGGCGACGGGCCGGTCGACGAACACCGGCAGCGCGAGCTGGAGTCCCGGGCAGCCGGGCTCAAGGCCGCGCAGACCTGGCATGCGACGCGCACCATCCAGATGTGCCGGGAGGCGTGCGGCGGCGCCGGCTACCTGGCCGAGAACCGGCTACCCAGCCTCAAGGCCGACACCGACGTCTTCACTACCTTCGAGGGCGACAACACGGTGCTGTTGCAACTGGTGGCGAAGGGGTTGCTCACCGGCTACCGGGACGAGTTCGGTTCGCTGGACGGCTGGGGGCGCGCCTCCTTCGTCGCCGAGCAGGTCCGCGAGATGGTGCTCGAGCGAACCGCCGCACGCTCGCTCATTGAGCGGCTGATCAGCGCCGTGCCCGGCCGTGACGACGAGGTCGCCGTCACCGACCGCGGTTGGCAGCTCAAGGTCTTCGAGGACCGCGAGAGGCATCTCCTCGACGGCGCGGTCCGCCGGCTGCGCAACGGTGCGGCCGCGAAGGCGAGTCACCCCTTCGACATCTTCAACGACGTGCAGGACCATGTCCTCGCCGTCGCCGCGGCGCACATCGACCGGATTACCCTGGAGGCGTTCGTCGCCGGGATCGAGGACACCGCCGACCCTGCGGTTCGAGCGCTGCTGTCCCGGGTCTGTGACCTGTACGCGCTCAGCGTCATCGAGACCAACAAGGGCTGGTTCCTGGAACACGGCCGACTCACGCCGGCCCGCTCCAAGGCGATCACCAGCGTCGTGAATGGCCTGCTCAAAGAGTTGCGCCCGCATCTGCGCACGCTCGTGGACGGTTTCGCCGTCCCGGACACGTGGTTGCACTGCGCAATCCTGCGAGAGGAACCCGGCCGGCAGGACGCCATGACCGCCCATGACGCTGCTGGCGATTGGCAGGTGGTACCAGCGTAG